In the genome of Deltaproteobacteria bacterium, one region contains:
- a CDS encoding ABC transporter permease, whose product MSTLKQLFIKVGVLPFLLVALLILFSLAGGGRFMTLSNMLTMSRQATYLAILTAGQMLTILCAGFDLSVGASVALTSVVTSMTMVAFPSPVAAMIAGILAGIATATLIGVANGMTIAVFRVSPFVVTLGMMSVAQGLALLLSKGVPIFNLPSYFNRMLGIGKIFGIPVPILIALLVIILISVLLNRTRIGRYFYAIGGNVEAARLSGIAIRKYTFLAYVLCGTLTGITGVMLTARVASGEPNLGAAFPLESIAAAVIGGVSLRGGEGGVIGAIFGAILIILIRNGMDLMNISSYLQMVVMGLLLIFAVVMDHFRLAMKGRLR is encoded by the coding sequence TTGAGTACCTTAAAACAGTTGTTCATTAAGGTGGGGGTTCTGCCTTTTCTCCTGGTGGCCCTGCTGATTCTTTTCAGTCTGGCAGGGGGAGGAAGATTCATGACCCTGTCCAATATGCTGACCATGAGCCGTCAGGCCACCTATCTGGCTATTTTAACGGCCGGGCAGATGTTGACCATCCTTTGTGCCGGATTTGATCTTTCGGTCGGCGCATCGGTCGCCTTAACCAGCGTAGTCACTTCCATGACCATGGTCGCCTTTCCTTCTCCGGTCGCGGCCATGATCGCTGGCATACTGGCCGGGATTGCCACGGCCACCCTGATCGGGGTGGCTAACGGGATGACTATTGCCGTCTTCCGGGTTTCCCCTTTCGTGGTGACCCTCGGCATGATGTCCGTGGCCCAGGGGCTGGCCTTGCTGCTATCCAAAGGGGTGCCCATCTTTAACCTGCCTTCTTATTTCAACCGGATGTTGGGAATCGGCAAGATCTTCGGAATACCGGTTCCCATACTCATCGCCCTGCTTGTTATCATTTTGATTTCTGTTTTATTAAACCGGACCCGGATTGGCCGCTATTTTTATGCCATTGGCGGTAATGTGGAAGCCGCCCGTCTCTCCGGAATCGCCATCAGAAAATACACCTTTCTGGCCTATGTTTTGTGCGGGACCCTGACCGGGATCACCGGGGTCATGTTAACGGCCCGGGTAGCTTCCGGCGAACCCAACCTGGGCGCGGCCTTTCCCCTCGAATCGATCGCCGCAGCGGTTATCGGGGGTGTTTCTCTGCGCGGCGGCGAAGGTGGGGTCATCGGCGCCATCTTCGGGGCCATCCTGATTATTTTAATCCGAAACGGTATGGACCTGATGAATATCAGCTCCTATCTGCAAATGGTGGTTATGGGGTTGCTGCTTATCTTTGCGGTGGTCATGGATCATTTTCGCCTGGCCATGAAAGGACGATTACGATAA